The DNA segment ACTCTTGCGTGTCCAAGCTCTTCTGCCCCCAAATGCCAGTTCGGTGGATAGGGCGGCGATGGACGGAGCAATGCCAGATCCAGCAAATCCAGGTAATAGTATCTATATCGCGTCAACAACATTCCTGAGGCCATCAAATGTAAGCGCCTCTCAGAATGCGCTCGGTACGACTGCTTCGATAGGCTCTCAACCACGTGCACCAGCTGATCTCAACGCTCATGTCGAATCGCTGAGTCCGATTGCGGTATCGTGCTCGAAAGCTGGCTATCTTGGCGGTGCATACGCCTGTAAAGCTGCATTTAAAGTATCATATACGGTCCCCGCGGGCTCGACAGTTGCTTTTCTGCGATTAAGTAGTATCTATCGAGATACCTCATATCGAGTAGCCCTTTATACATCAGAGCTTGATCAAACGCTCGTACAGTTTGATGGTGTCCAGCCTCTTGTTGACTCAACAGGTCGGGCAAATAATGTCTATCGGCGGGTTGAGAGTCGTATTGAACCAGGGGTTGCTGGTACAGGAGCACTTCCGTATCCTGAAAATGCGGTCGATGTAACCGGCAGTTTTTGCAAAGATTTTTATATTACTAATACAGTGGGGAGCACGGGAGTGCCTGCCTGCTCCACCATTCCCGTCATTCCGTAGTAGAGTTCTCGCTATGGTATTGATCGTATACCTGCTTGAGGTGGGTATCTGTCACATGGGTATACACCTGGGTAGTACTAATGTTGCTGTGGCCTAGCATGGATTGTACACTACGGATATCTGCCCCGTTCATCAGCAGGTCTGTTGCGAAACTATGACGCATAGTGTGAGGGCTGACGTGTTTTGTGATACCGGCAAGTTTTGCGTATTTACTGACGAGGCGCTCAATACTTCGAGGAGTCAGTCGTCTGTACATTCCAGATCGATCGGCGCCGCAGTTACGACTATAGTTTAAAAATAGGGGAGGCAGTGAGTCGGTTCGTGTAGACAAATAGGCCTCAACATGCGCAGCTGCCTCTCGACTCACAAAGACTGGTCTATCTTTTTGGCCTTTACCGCGCACCATAAATTCTCTGCGTTTGGTATTGATATGGTCCCTGTCAAGAGCGGTGAGTTCGGATATTCGTAGCCCACTTGAAAAGAGTAGTTCGATTATCGCACGGTCGCGCAGGTGCTGCTCTTTGCCGGTTGATGGGATAGATTCGATGAGGCGTTGAAGCTCCTCGAAATGGAGAAATGTGACTTGCTTGCGGTGTACCTTTGGGAGTTCAATTTTATCAGGGCTCAGCGAGGCAATGTTCCTTTTAGAAAGGTAGGATAGAAATCCTCGGAGCGCAATCAAATGATAACTCTGTGTGATGAGTGCGAGGTCCTCTCCAGAAATATCTGAAGTATAGCGATTAAGCCATAACCGATATTTTCTCATCAGCTCCGATGAGATATCTGCCACTAATATATCTCCGGCAAATTCAATAAAGCGTTCGAGATAACGGCGGTAGTTTTCGGCAGTTTTTGCTGAGCGACCACGTTCTACTTCCATGTGTTCAATAAAATCAATGATGAGCTCAGACATGTACATATACCTAGCATAGCGCATTATTAAGCGAAAGCGTATAATAACCCCTATGGATATATTGCAGACGGTGGTAATGGGGTTGGTGCAGGGTGCAACTGAGTTTATCCCAGTAAGTAGCTCTGGCCATCTTGTCATTGCGCAGCACTTCATGAAAATTGCTCCCGATCATCTGTTCCTCGAGTATATTAATATAGGTACCTTGCTCGCACTTATCACCTACTATAGGAGAGAGTGGAGACAGTTAGTAAAGGATATATTTGAACAAAAAAAGTATTCACTAGCAGTCAACATAGTGCTCACATCTTTGCCTGCAGGACTTATAGGATTTTTTTTGGCGGATTTTATAGATGGTTCATCCTTTTTCGTAAGCGTATATGTTGTGCTTGTCACACTGCCAACAATCGGTGTTGTCATGATTATCCTAGAGAGATTGCCCCGCGCTCGCTCGGTAATGCGTATGGAGGAGCTATCCTGGCATAGCGCGCTGACCATTGGTTTTGCTCAAGTGCTAGCGCTTATACCCGGAGTATCGCGTTCAGGATCAACTATTATCGCGGGTCGCCTTGTAGGGTTGACGAGTTCAGAAGCAGCGAGGTATAGTTTCATGGCTTCATTGCCCATAATGCTTGCAGTGAGCGTAAAACTCTTTCTAAAATCATCCGATAGACTCTATTTTATTGATCATATGCCAGCCATTGTGATTAGCAACGTTGTTGCCTTTGTAGCAGGGGTTTCAGCGATCAGTTTTTTGATGCGGTATTTGTCCGGCCATAGCTTAGCCCTTTTTGGGTGGTATCGTATTATCCTTTCGATTGCCGTTCTTAGCATGCTTTTGATACTATAAGTGAAGAACTAGGAAAAAAAGGAGAATGGTATTGATGGAGCGTACACTTGTTGTGATGAAACCAGATGCTGTACAGCGCGGCATAGTTGGTGAAATTATAAGCCGATTTGAAAAAGTTGGTTTGAAGATTATAGGTTCAAAAATGTTTATCCCAAGCCGGGAACTCATGGATACTCATTATCCGGGCGATCGTATGGAGTTTGTTGAAGGATTAGGCAAGAGGACACTAGAGAGCTACAAAGAGATGGGCCTTGACCCGGTTACACAATTTGGACATGATGATCCTATAAAGATTGGTGCCGAAGTACGTCGCTGGCTTACGGAGTTTATGCGTTCTGGCCCTGTTTTTGCTTTTGTACTTGAAGGTCCTCATGCTATCGAAGTTGTCCGAAAGATTGTGGGTGCAACGCTCCCACAAAAAGCATTGCCAGGCACGATTAGGGGTGACTACTCGTTTGATTCCTCCTATTTGGCAAACAGCAATGCGCGACCAGTGAAGAACCTTATCCATGCATCAGGGAATATCGATGAAGCAACCTTTGAGGTCGGTCTGTGGTTTGATGATGATGAATTATTTGATTATGATACGATTCATCAAGCGCACATGAAGTAATGGTGTTACGGTTCGTTACTGAGGTATAATGGTAGCTATGCCTCGGTAGCTCAATTGGATAGAGCAGTTCCGTCCTAAGGAAAAGGTTGTAGGTTCAACTCCTGCCCGGGGTACCAAAGGATGAATATGAAGCAAGTACAAACGTCAGAAGTTGCATTTGAAGGCCAACGTGAGGGTGAAAAGCTGCTCTTTGTTTTTCGTCGTCATATCATCGCTATGAGGAAGGGATTTTATGGGCTTCTGATACCGTTTGCCTTAACGTCGATTCCTCCGCTTATTTGGTCCGCAAACCTTGAGTTATTTATCTTGCCGCTCGTCGGGCTAGGGATCGGATTGATCATCTTTTTTTACCACTTTATTATGTGGTATTTTACTGTTTATATTGTTTCTAATGAGCGTATACGGCAGGTGACACAACGCGGCCTGTTTGGAAAGGATGTCGTAGAGCTGCGTCTATCAAAAATTCAAAACATTAGCTATAATGTACCTGGATTCACGGGCGAAATATTTAAATTTGGCACCATCGTCATTCAAACCTTTGTTGGCGATCTCGTTATCCATAATGTTGAGCACCCGGGAAAAATATATAATAAGCTGCAAGATGCTGTAAATCATGCAATCGAGGTAGTTCCTCAAGGAGAACATGAAGAAACTGACACTTAAGTCGGTGCTAAAAGGCCGAAAGAAATCAGAAGAGTCGCCATCTCGTATTACCAACGAGACAGTAGCAGAACACCGCGAAAAGATTCTTGCGGGGGGTAGGAGGTTTAAATATCCTATACAATATGCTCGGCACAAACTTGTCATCAATGCACTGATGATAGTAGTTGCATCAGTGGTTGTTCTTGCGTTGTTGGGGTGGTGGCAACTCTATTTCGTGCAAAACTCGAGCACATTTCTGTATAGAGTAACGCGTATCATACCGGTACCGGTTGCTTCTGTCGATGGCGAGTCGGTGCCTTTTGGTGATTATTTAGTAAAATATCGTGGTTCTGAGTACTACATGAGTAAGTATAGTGAGGAGAAGCTTGATAGTGCCGATGGTAAGAAACAGCTCGATCATTTTAAGCGCGTGGCACTCAACTCTGCGATTGCTGATGCGTATGCTCAGAAATTAGCGCGCATCAATAACGTCACTATAAATGATAAAGACGTTGATGCAGTTATCGATTTGCAGCGTAACACCGCCAATGGTCGCATTACAGAGGAAACGTTTTATGCCTCCTCAAGAATGCTCTATGATTGGTCACCTGACGATTATCGTTCACAACTCAGCCGCAGTATTTTACGATCGAGGGTGGCATTTGCGATCGACAAGACTGCGGTAGAGCGTGAGACAAAAGCGGCAACACTCCTCGGTGAAAATAATAATGATTTTCGTCTGGTAGCTAGCCTTATGGGCGGTGAGGGAAATGCAAAGGTGCAGGCTGGAGTATCGGGGCCAGTTGATATTACGGGAACATTCGGTGGGCTACAGGTTTCTGAGGTTGCTAAGGTGCCAAAGGGGACAGTTTCGAGTGTTCTGCTTACAAGCACTGATGGTGGCTACTATTACGTTCGAGTGCTCGATAAAAATGAAAAACAAATTAACTTTGAATATCTTCATATCCCACTGGCCGAGTTTGCTAATCAATTAGCACGTCTCAAAGCGGATGGCAAGATTCACGAGTATATAGCTGTTCCAAAAGAATAATAGTACCGCAAAGGAGTTATCTAGAATGCACATTTTACCGGATTTGCCGTATGATTACGCGGCGCTCGAACCTGTAATAAGCGAGGAGATCATGCGTTTGCACCATCTCAAACATCATCAGACATACGTCGATAAGCTAAATGCGGCGCTTGAACAAGCAACGGAGTTTAAGGATACTCCATTGGTTGAACTTTTGTCAGATATAGAGAAATTACCTTCGTCAATAAAAACCGCTATTCGAAACCATGGTGGTGGTCACTATAACCATAGTCTTTTCTGGAAGTGTATGCGGCCTGGAGATGGGGGCCAACCTGGGGGCGAATTGGCAGAAGCGATTACAGCAAAGTGGGGGAGTTATCACGCGTTTGTCCAAGAGTTTTCTAGTGCAGCAACTGGATTATTCGGTAGCGGATGGGTGTGGTTGACACGCGATCTTGAGATAATCCCATTGCCAAATCAAGACACTCCCATGATGCTAGGTAAGGGTGAACCGATCCTGGGACTCGATGTGTGGGAGCACGCCTACTATCTCGATTATAAGAATAAACGCGACGAATACATTAACAGTTGGTGGAAGTTAGTAAACTGGGAGTTTGTTGAGGAACGTTACAGGAGATAATATGGAAACAAAGGTGCTAATTGTCGCAGTCGTGGAAAATGATGGTAGTATTCTGATGCGCAAAAAACCAGACGGTTCGCCACCATACAAAGAAACCTGGTACATATTCGGTGCTACGGCGACGCCCGATACATCGGTTGATGAAGCGGTGAAGCGTGAGGTAAAAGCAAAGTCAGGCGTCGATGTAGTATTAAAGAATAAGCTCTCGTGGGACACGGAGATCAAAAATGATCTTGACGGTGTAAGAAAGTTCTTTATCTACCTCGATGTGCTTTGCGAATACGTCGGTGGTGATCTAGTGGCTGGAGCGGACGTTGAGAAGCTCGAGTGGGTGGATAAAAGTGAACTTGCTCATTATGATATTGTCCCGCCATCACGCGTGTTGTTTGAGAAATTAGGCTACATACGTAACGTTTAGTCGAACGTTGCTTTACTTTTTCGCTCGAAAGGGACACGTGCGAGCAGGAGTTTTCTTTCTCAATTCACTGAATCGCCAGCTCAAATCATACGGAACATGCCAAAATAAAAGATCCACCCGCGGTGGGGTGAATATATTATTTTGGCGCGCCCGACCGGATTCGAACCGGCGATCTCCTCCGTGACAGGGAGGCGTACTAGGCCAACTATACCACGGGCGCATATCGCAGTGCTCCCAGTATTCTAGCAGTAGAAAGAGTTTTTTTCAACAGGGATAGACGATTCCTTCACCGGGCCCAGGGTGGTATAATGAAACATGTTTAGGTGTATGCCGCTGTAGCTCAGTTGGTAGAGCGGCGCTTTCGTAAAGCGTAGGTCACCGGTTCAACCCCGGTCAGCGGCTCCAAGGAACGTATGAGTAGAGAAGACATTAAACTATCTATAAAACGCGTCATGACGGATCGTCCGTTTTTGCTGCTTTTAGCTGCAGTGATTGTGTCTGGTGTGGTATATACGGCAATAACTGGTTTTTCACTACAAGTTCGTGATGCACAAGTCTATTCAAGAGTGAGCGCATTTGGCGAGCAACATTTTTATAAAGACCACTGGCAATATCTGGCAGGGTTTGCACTTTTTGGAGCTGCAGTGACAACTATTCATACCATGTTAATGATTAAACTTCACAATCTTGAGCGTCGACAAACAGCGTTGCTTCTTGGATATGCAACGATAGTCATTTTTGTGATATCGCTCGGCTATGCTCTCTCAATAATGCGCTTGGCGTTCCGATAGCCATGATTGATCTTGAACTGCCTCTTAATAAGCGCACAAAACTGTATCGATTTTTTGAGATACTGCCTGGTTTTTTGAGCTATGGTATGATAATACTTCTTTTTGTTCTAGCAATGGTAAGTCCTCTTGCTGCCGCTGTCTATTTACTTTTACTTATTATTACTATGTTCGTGAAAGCAGGCGGTATTGCGTTTCGTTCAATCATGGGTCATCGCAGACTAGTGCGCGCACAGCGTATCAATTGGCACGCTAGGCTCGCTGAGCTTGAAGATCCGGCCAAGAGCTACCACACTGTCATGGACGTGTCATCAAGTGGTTTTGAGTATGATACGCACAAGGAAAACCTTCGTTTTATGGCTGCAGACCCAAATATGTTCCCAAAGCCGTCCACGTTATATCAGATGGTTATCATTGCCGCTTATAATGAGGCTTATGATGTGCTCCAGCCAACCATCGAGTCAGTACGACATACGCACTACAACAATCAGCAGACTATCCTTGTGCTCGCCTATGAGGAGCGTGGGGGGGTAGGAATTGCCGAAACAGCTAAGCGGCTTCGCGATGAGTATAGCGG comes from the Candidatus Saccharimonas aalborgensis genome and includes:
- the xerA gene encoding site-specific tyrosine recombinase/integron integrase; protein product: MYMSELIIDFIEHMEVERGRSAKTAENYRRYLERFIEFAGDILVADISSELMRKYRLWLNRYTSDISGEDLALITQSYHLIALRGFLSYLSKRNIASLSPDKIELPKVHRKQVTFLHFEELQRLIESIPSTGKEQHLRDRAIIELLFSSGLRISELTALDRDHINTKRREFMVRGKGQKDRPVFVSREAAAHVEAYLSTRTDSLPPLFLNYSRNCGADRSGMYRRLTPRSIERLVSKYAKLAGITKHVSPHTMRHSFATDLLMNGADIRSVQSMLGHSNISTTQVYTHVTDTHLKQVYDQYHSENSTTE
- a CDS encoding undecaprenyl-diphosphate phosphatase; translation: MDILQTVVMGLVQGATEFIPVSSSGHLVIAQHFMKIAPDHLFLEYINIGTLLALITYYRREWRQLVKDIFEQKKYSLAVNIVLTSLPAGLIGFFLADFIDGSSFFVSVYVVLVTLPTIGVVMIILERLPRARSVMRMEELSWHSALTIGFAQVLALIPGVSRSGSTIIAGRLVGLTSSEAARYSFMASLPIMLAVSVKLFLKSSDRLYFIDHMPAIVISNVVAFVAGVSAISFLMRYLSGHSLALFGWYRIILSIAVLSMLLIL
- a CDS encoding nucleoside-diphosphate kinase; the encoded protein is MERTLVVMKPDAVQRGIVGEIISRFEKVGLKIIGSKMFIPSRELMDTHYPGDRMEFVEGLGKRTLESYKEMGLDPVTQFGHDDPIKIGAEVRRWLTEFMRSGPVFAFVLEGPHAIEVVRKIVGATLPQKALPGTIRGDYSFDSSYLANSNARPVKNLIHASGNIDEATFEVGLWFDDDELFDYDTIHQAHMK
- a CDS encoding PH domain-containing protein, whose translation is MKQVQTSEVAFEGQREGEKLLFVFRRHIIAMRKGFYGLLIPFALTSIPPLIWSANLELFILPLVGLGIGLIIFFYHFIMWYFTVYIVSNERIRQVTQRGLFGKDVVELRLSKIQNISYNVPGFTGEIFKFGTIVIQTFVGDLVIHNVEHPGKIYNKLQDAVNHAIEVVPQGEHEETDT
- a CDS encoding SurA N-terminal domain-containing protein — protein: MKKLTLKSVLKGRKKSEESPSRITNETVAEHREKILAGGRRFKYPIQYARHKLVINALMIVVASVVVLALLGWWQLYFVQNSSTFLYRVTRIIPVPVASVDGESVPFGDYLVKYRGSEYYMSKYSEEKLDSADGKKQLDHFKRVALNSAIADAYAQKLARINNVTINDKDVDAVIDLQRNTANGRITEETFYASSRMLYDWSPDDYRSQLSRSILRSRVAFAIDKTAVERETKAATLLGENNNDFRLVASLMGGEGNAKVQAGVSGPVDITGTFGGLQVSEVAKVPKGTVSSVLLTSTDGGYYYVRVLDKNEKQINFEYLHIPLAEFANQLARLKADGKIHEYIAVPKE
- a CDS encoding superoxide dismutase yields the protein MHILPDLPYDYAALEPVISEEIMRLHHLKHHQTYVDKLNAALEQATEFKDTPLVELLSDIEKLPSSIKTAIRNHGGGHYNHSLFWKCMRPGDGGQPGGELAEAITAKWGSYHAFVQEFSSAATGLFGSGWVWLTRDLEIIPLPNQDTPMMLGKGEPILGLDVWEHAYYLDYKNKRDEYINSWWKLVNWEFVEERYRR
- a CDS encoding NUDIX domain-containing protein, which translates into the protein METKVLIVAVVENDGSILMRKKPDGSPPYKETWYIFGATATPDTSVDEAVKREVKAKSGVDVVLKNKLSWDTEIKNDLDGVRKFFIYLDVLCEYVGGDLVAGADVEKLEWVDKSELAHYDIVPPSRVLFEKLGYIRNV